One window of Candidatus Binataceae bacterium genomic DNA carries:
- a CDS encoding metal-sensing transcriptional repressor, with product MKDRQLHQSHPEILKRLHRAEGHLRSICTMIEEGRPCLDVTQQLHAVEKAICQAKRTLIQDHVGQCLERAMGPMQREQRQSLAEFSEITKYL from the coding sequence ATGAAGGATAGGCAGCTTCATCAGAGCCATCCGGAGATCCTCAAGCGCCTGCACCGCGCGGAGGGCCACCTGCGCAGCATCTGCACGATGATCGAGGAGGGCCGCCCCTGCCTCGACGTGACACAGCAGCTCCATGCCGTCGAGAAGGCGATTTGCCAGGCGAAGCGTACCCTCATCCAGGACCACGTCGGCCAGTGTCTCGAACGGGCGATGGGACCGATGCAGCGTGAGCAGCGTCAATCGCTGGCCGAGTTCAGCGAGATCACCAAGTATCTATGA
- a CDS encoding class I SAM-dependent methyltransferase: MASTQKLDLEKAKHVAQTVVGDVATVVHGALCYIGDRTGLFKAMMNAGPLTAAALASKSGLSERYVREWLGAMAAAHYVEYEAGAETYLLTPEYAAALADDDSPFFVASYFQMAQAAVTVAPKVAEAFHNGKGVTQAEYPQSFFEAAERNSRTRYLHKLLRKWVPAMPQVVAALNSGGLAADVGCGGGRAAIMIAKAYPQARLAGYDVHAESIERARRNAAAEGVADRVTFEVGNGANLPAGAFDFVATFDVVHDAVDPAGLMAGIRRSLKADGTYLVQEVNVSEKVGENLRPMGKMIYSVSTLYCMTTSLAHGGAGIGTAMGEAKARELATGAGFSRFTRLPVNDDFAVLYELRP; encoded by the coding sequence ATGGCTTCGACACAAAAACTCGACCTCGAAAAAGCCAAGCACGTTGCACAGACGGTGGTTGGCGACGTCGCGACGGTCGTGCACGGCGCGCTTTGCTACATCGGCGATCGCACGGGACTGTTCAAGGCGATGATGAATGCCGGCCCGCTGACCGCGGCTGCCCTCGCCTCCAAAAGCGGTTTGAGTGAACGCTACGTGCGCGAATGGCTCGGCGCGATGGCGGCGGCGCACTATGTCGAGTACGAAGCCGGCGCGGAAACCTATCTGCTCACGCCCGAATATGCGGCGGCGCTGGCTGACGACGACTCGCCGTTTTTCGTGGCCAGCTACTTCCAGATGGCGCAAGCGGCGGTGACGGTCGCGCCCAAAGTTGCCGAAGCGTTTCACAATGGCAAGGGCGTCACGCAGGCGGAATATCCACAATCGTTTTTCGAGGCTGCCGAGCGCAACTCGCGCACGCGCTACCTGCACAAGCTGCTACGGAAATGGGTGCCCGCGATGCCGCAGGTGGTCGCCGCGCTGAATTCCGGCGGCCTAGCGGCGGACGTTGGATGCGGCGGCGGACGGGCGGCAATCATGATCGCGAAGGCCTATCCGCAGGCGCGGCTGGCGGGCTACGACGTGCATGCGGAATCGATCGAGCGGGCGCGGCGCAACGCCGCGGCCGAGGGTGTCGCCGACCGCGTGACCTTCGAGGTCGGCAACGGCGCAAACCTGCCGGCCGGCGCCTTCGATTTCGTCGCGACCTTTGACGTGGTGCATGATGCCGTCGATCCTGCCGGCCTGATGGCGGGCATCCGGCGGTCGCTTAAAGCGGACGGCACCTACCTGGTGCAGGAAGTGAACGTCTCCGAGAAAGTTGGCGAGAATCTTCGCCCGATGGGCAAGATGATCTACTCGGTCAGCACGCTCTATTGCATGACGACTTCGTTGGCCCACGGTGGCGCGGGCATCGGCACGGCGATGGGTGAAGCCAAGGCGCGCGAGCTGGCGACCGGGGCGGGCTTCTCACGCTTCACCCGATTACCGGTCAACGATGACTTCGCAGTGCTCTATGAGTTGCGTCCGTGA
- a CDS encoding acyl-CoA dehydrogenase family protein → MDFNYSDEDEAFRQELRAWLAVNAPHDQIQSLAGGFEQDEDDFRRKLGWFRKLAAGGWTCVDWPREFGGRGLSILKTVIYHEELQRVNAPLPFIGSGPSLVGPTLMQWGTEEQKKRFVPKIISGAEVWCQGYSEPNSGSDLASLQTRAVEDGDYFRINGQKIWTSQAQYADWAFVLCRTDPAAPKHRGISYILVDMKTPGITVRPLVQMSGATGFNEVFFDDVRTPKKLLVGEKNQGWQVAIATLMFERGVGGGGQPLIAVVDELAALATRIDRDGHPASKDASVRQKLAQFKCEAEALRYTNLRQLTRRLRGLPPRSEGSIMKLCATELNLRIEMFAMELLGPFSQMEFKAPLALDEGRWLYRMLSARGGTIAAGTNQIQHNIIGERVLGLPKG, encoded by the coding sequence ATGGATTTCAACTACAGCGACGAGGATGAGGCGTTTCGGCAAGAGTTGCGCGCGTGGCTCGCGGTCAATGCCCCTCACGACCAGATCCAATCGTTGGCCGGCGGCTTCGAGCAGGACGAGGACGATTTCCGCCGCAAGCTCGGATGGTTCCGCAAGCTCGCGGCGGGCGGATGGACCTGCGTCGATTGGCCGCGCGAGTTCGGGGGCCGCGGCCTGAGTATCCTCAAGACGGTCATCTACCACGAGGAGCTGCAGCGGGTTAACGCGCCCCTGCCCTTCATCGGCTCGGGTCCGTCGTTGGTTGGGCCTACCCTTATGCAGTGGGGGACCGAGGAGCAGAAAAAGCGTTTCGTGCCGAAGATCATCAGCGGCGCCGAAGTCTGGTGCCAGGGCTATTCCGAGCCGAACTCCGGCTCCGATCTCGCCTCGCTGCAAACCCGCGCGGTCGAGGACGGCGATTACTTCCGCATCAACGGGCAGAAGATCTGGACCTCGCAGGCGCAATATGCCGACTGGGCTTTCGTCTTGTGCCGGACCGATCCCGCGGCGCCCAAGCATCGCGGGATCAGCTATATCCTCGTCGATATGAAGACGCCCGGCATCACAGTGCGTCCGCTGGTGCAGATGAGCGGCGCGACGGGCTTCAACGAGGTTTTCTTCGACGACGTGCGCACGCCCAAGAAATTGCTGGTTGGTGAAAAGAATCAGGGCTGGCAGGTCGCGATCGCCACCCTGATGTTCGAGCGGGGCGTCGGCGGCGGCGGCCAGCCGCTTATCGCGGTGGTCGATGAGTTGGCCGCGCTCGCGACGCGCATCGATCGCGACGGCCATCCGGCGTCGAAGGACGCCAGCGTGCGGCAGAAGCTCGCGCAGTTCAAGTGTGAAGCCGAGGCCCTCCGCTACACCAATCTGCGCCAACTGACGCGGCGGCTGCGCGGTTTACCGCCCCGCTCGGAGGGCTCGATCATGAAGTTATGCGCAACCGAGTTGAATCTGCGCATAGAGATGTTTGCGATGGAGCTGCTCGGCCCCTTCAGTCAGATGGAGTTCAAGGCGCCGCTGGCGCTCGACGAGGGGCGCTGGCTCTACCGGATGCTGAGCGCCCGCGGCGGCACGATCGCGGCCGGCACCAATCAGATTCAACACAACATCATCGGTGAGCGCGTCCTGGGATTACCCAAGGGCTAG
- a CDS encoding 4-hydroxyphenylacetate 3-hydroxylase N-terminal domain-containing protein has translation MSQASDAIAGAETTRFEGRENATRPFTGAEFLASLRDSREVWIYGERVKDVTAHPAFRNSARMLARMYDALHDPARQGLLTCPTDTGNGGFTQKFFRVPRDTAELVASRDAIVEWARISYGWMGRSPDYKASLTGTLGANTDYYAPYQKNALNWYRKVQERCLFLNHAIINPPVDKSRPPGDVMDVYVHVEKETDAGVIVSGAKVVATGSALTHSNFIGYYGPTPLGRPEMALFAMIPMDTPGVKLICRPSYELAAATMGSPFDYPLSSRVDENDAIFIMDKVLVPWENLFVYRDLEKANGFFPASGFTPRFTLHGCTRLAVKLDFLAGLILKAAEAIGSIDTRPAQVQVGEVLAWRNIFWGLSDAMVKSPEPWVNGAVQPNLNYGMAYRFLATIAYPRIKEIAEQTISSGLIYLNSHAIDFKTPELRPYLDKYLRGSNGYDAVERVKLLKLLWDAVGSEFGGRHELYERNYAGNYENIRLENLPTAVATGDAAKLKAFVESFMAEYDLDGWVAPDLINPSDVNRVGLGRGSKR, from the coding sequence ATGAGTCAGGCTAGCGATGCGATCGCGGGCGCAGAAACTACCCGTTTCGAAGGCCGGGAGAACGCGACGCGGCCCTTCACCGGCGCCGAGTTCCTCGCGAGCCTGCGCGATTCGCGCGAGGTCTGGATCTATGGCGAGCGGGTCAAGGATGTCACCGCGCATCCGGCCTTTCGCAACTCGGCGCGTATGCTCGCGCGGATGTATGACGCTCTGCACGATCCGGCCCGCCAAGGGCTGCTGACCTGCCCGACCGATACCGGCAACGGCGGCTTCACGCAGAAGTTTTTCCGCGTCCCGCGCGATACTGCCGAACTGGTCGCGAGTCGCGATGCGATCGTGGAATGGGCGCGGATCTCCTATGGCTGGATGGGCCGCTCGCCCGATTACAAGGCCAGCCTGACCGGCACGCTCGGCGCCAATACTGACTACTACGCGCCGTATCAAAAGAACGCCCTGAACTGGTATCGCAAAGTGCAGGAGCGCTGTCTGTTCCTGAATCACGCGATCATCAATCCTCCCGTCGACAAGAGCCGCCCGCCCGGCGACGTGATGGATGTCTACGTCCATGTCGAAAAGGAGACCGACGCCGGCGTGATCGTCAGCGGGGCCAAGGTGGTGGCGACCGGCTCCGCCCTCACTCACAGCAACTTCATCGGCTATTACGGGCCAACGCCGCTGGGGCGGCCCGAGATGGCGCTGTTCGCGATGATCCCGATGGACACGCCGGGCGTAAAGCTGATCTGCCGTCCGTCATACGAACTTGCCGCGGCGACGATGGGCAGTCCGTTCGACTATCCGCTCTCCTCACGCGTGGACGAAAACGACGCGATCTTCATCATGGACAAGGTGTTGGTGCCGTGGGAAAACCTCTTCGTTTATCGCGACCTGGAGAAGGCCAACGGTTTTTTCCCGGCCTCCGGTTTTACTCCGCGCTTCACGCTGCACGGCTGTACGCGGCTCGCGGTCAAGCTCGATTTTCTCGCCGGGCTGATCCTGAAAGCCGCCGAAGCGATCGGTTCCATCGATACGCGCCCGGCGCAGGTGCAGGTCGGCGAGGTGCTGGCCTGGCGCAATATCTTCTGGGGCTTGTCGGATGCGATGGTGAAATCGCCCGAGCCCTGGGTTAACGGCGCCGTGCAGCCGAACCTCAATTACGGTATGGCCTATCGGTTTTTGGCGACGATCGCCTATCCACGAATCAAGGAGATCGCCGAACAGACGATCTCGAGCGGCCTGATCTATCTCAATTCGCACGCGATCGATTTCAAGACGCCGGAGCTGCGACCCTACCTCGACAAGTACCTGCGCGGCTCGAACGGCTATGACGCAGTCGAACGGGTCAAACTCTTGAAGTTGCTCTGGGATGCGGTCGGGAGCGAATTCGGCGGGCGGCACGAATTATACGAACGCAACTATGCCGGCAATTACGAGAATATTCGGCTCGAGAATCTGCCGACCGCGGTTGCGACCGGTGATGCGGCGAAACTTAAAGCGTTTGTTGAGAGTTTCATGGCCGAGTACGACCTCGACGGCTGGGTCGCCCCGGACTTGATCAACCCGTCAGATGTCAACCGTGTCGGGCTTGGCCGCGGGTCGAAGCGTTAG
- the gcvH gene encoding glycine cleavage system protein GcvH, which translates to MEAPPGLKYSKEHEWVSTGDTVVTVGITDHAQEQLGEIVSVELPAVGDKISKDDPFGVIESVKAVSDIFAPVSGTVLEVNEDLPESPEVVNEDPYGDGWLIKIRVSDPADFEDLLDSEEYEELIAQESEA; encoded by the coding sequence ATGGAGGCTCCGCCAGGACTCAAGTACTCGAAAGAGCACGAATGGGTCTCGACTGGTGATACGGTGGTGACCGTCGGGATTACCGATCACGCTCAGGAGCAGCTCGGCGAGATCGTTTCGGTTGAACTGCCGGCCGTCGGCGACAAGATCAGCAAGGATGATCCCTTCGGGGTAATTGAATCGGTCAAGGCGGTGTCGGATATCTTCGCGCCGGTCAGCGGAACCGTGCTCGAAGTCAACGAAGACTTGCCCGAGAGCCCCGAGGTGGTCAACGAAGATCCCTATGGGGACGGTTGGCTGATCAAGATAAGGGTGAGCGACCCGGCGGACTTCGAAGACCTGTTGGACAGCGAGGAATATGAGGAGCTGATCGCGCAGGAGAGCGAAGCGTGA
- a CDS encoding 3-oxoacyl-ACP reductase family protein, with product MASGITRFAGKVAIVTGAAQGIGRAIATRLADEGASVAIADIQEAAAAATAEELKAAGYVAMSVKLDVTSLESALATAERVAAEFGGIDVLVNNAGWDKVEPFLQSTPDTWDKVIAINFRGVIHCCKAVIPKLQARGGGKIVSTASDAGRVGSTGEAVYSGCKAGIIGFSKTLARELARYGINVNVICPGPTETALLHSAMEGQPKVLEAMKRGIPLRRLGQPEDLAGAVAFLASRDADYMTGQVLSVSGGLTMTG from the coding sequence ATGGCATCGGGGATCACACGTTTTGCGGGGAAGGTCGCGATTGTAACGGGCGCGGCGCAGGGGATCGGACGCGCGATCGCAACGCGGCTTGCGGATGAAGGCGCGAGCGTCGCGATCGCAGACATTCAGGAAGCGGCCGCGGCCGCGACCGCAGAGGAGCTCAAGGCCGCAGGCTATGTGGCTATGTCCGTCAAGCTCGACGTCACGAGCCTCGAGAGCGCGTTGGCTACGGCCGAGCGCGTCGCCGCGGAATTCGGCGGGATCGACGTTCTGGTCAACAACGCCGGTTGGGACAAGGTCGAGCCGTTCCTCCAGAGCACGCCGGACACCTGGGACAAGGTGATCGCGATCAATTTTCGCGGCGTTATCCATTGCTGCAAGGCGGTGATTCCGAAATTGCAGGCGCGCGGCGGCGGCAAGATCGTTTCGACGGCGTCAGATGCTGGGCGCGTGGGTTCCACCGGCGAGGCGGTCTATTCCGGATGCAAGGCCGGGATTATCGGATTTTCGAAAACGCTCGCGCGCGAGCTCGCCCGCTACGGCATCAATGTTAATGTGATCTGCCCCGGACCGACCGAAACCGCGTTGTTGCACAGTGCGATGGAAGGCCAACCGAAAGTGCTGGAGGCGATGAAGCGCGGGATTCCGCTGCGACGTCTCGGACAGCCTGAGGATCTGGCTGGCGCTGTGGCGTTTCTCGCCTCGCGCGACGCGGATTATATGACCGGCCAGGTGCTGAGCGTGAGCGGCGGACTCACCATGACCGGCTGA
- a CDS encoding amidohydrolase family protein: MTAPHASKSAQIRARLNHPIIDSDGHTIENPNVLAEYIKSESGPKTAERFLALRAAYSNLQAGGRSADGSPVVPGESLAEARERGITRGPWWGIPAANTLDRATAMLPKLLYERMDELGLDYSVLYTTLGFTLIEIEDEELRRASCRALNRMRADMTAGFGDRLTAAAVIPMHTPQEAIAELEFAVGELGMKSAMMASFVKRPIPSIARKYPAAAQSAYTLDVYGIDSDYDYDPFWAKCQELGIAPTFHSLGYTWGSRQSYSNYVYNHVGSFAASAEAICKGLLLGGVPLRFPKLRFGFLEGGVAWAVICYCDLISHWHKRNGKAMRESLDPALVDQNLLASLVAHYARRQTDGDLRMLRGLGAVPAGTISSDIPLDEFGKSGIQSAEDLRKIFTEKFYFGCEGDDPLNAMAFNARGIPFDARLRPLYGSDIGHWDVPDMAKIAEETYELVEHGIINEEALRAFVFDNAVTFWTANNPDFFKNTIVERAVGRRRAELLGSN, translated from the coding sequence CGATTCCTCGCGCTGCGCGCAGCCTACTCAAACCTGCAAGCGGGCGGGCGCTCGGCTGATGGCAGCCCAGTGGTCCCGGGCGAGAGCCTCGCCGAAGCGCGTGAGCGCGGAATAACGCGCGGTCCGTGGTGGGGCATCCCCGCGGCCAACACACTCGATCGCGCGACCGCGATGCTGCCGAAGTTGCTATACGAGCGGATGGATGAACTCGGACTCGACTATTCGGTTCTCTATACCACGCTCGGATTTACCCTGATCGAAATCGAGGACGAGGAGCTGCGGCGCGCCTCTTGTCGCGCCTTAAATCGCATGCGTGCGGACATGACGGCCGGATTTGGCGATCGCCTCACGGCCGCTGCGGTCATTCCGATGCATACGCCGCAGGAGGCGATCGCAGAGCTCGAATTCGCGGTTGGGGAACTCGGCATGAAAAGCGCGATGATGGCGAGCTTCGTCAAACGGCCGATCCCGAGCATCGCGCGAAAATATCCTGCCGCCGCCCAGTCCGCTTACACTCTCGATGTATACGGAATCGACAGCGATTACGATTACGATCCGTTTTGGGCCAAGTGCCAGGAGCTCGGCATCGCACCGACCTTTCATTCGCTCGGCTATACCTGGGGCAGCCGCCAGTCCTACAGCAATTACGTTTACAATCACGTCGGCAGTTTTGCCGCGAGTGCAGAGGCCATCTGCAAGGGTCTCTTGTTGGGGGGCGTGCCGCTACGTTTCCCCAAACTACGCTTCGGGTTCCTCGAAGGCGGGGTGGCCTGGGCGGTTATCTGCTATTGCGACTTGATCAGTCACTGGCATAAGCGCAACGGCAAGGCGATGCGCGAGTCGCTCGATCCCGCGCTGGTCGACCAAAACCTCCTCGCCAGCCTGGTGGCGCATTATGCGCGGCGTCAGACCGATGGCGACCTGCGGATGCTTCGGGGTTTAGGCGCCGTCCCGGCCGGAACGATTTCCTCAGATATCCCGCTCGACGAGTTCGGAAAGAGCGGTATCCAATCAGCCGAAGACCTCCGCAAAATTTTCACCGAGAAGTTTTACTTCGGCTGCGAGGGCGATGACCCGCTCAATGCGATGGCCTTCAACGCGCGCGGGATTCCATTCGATGCTCGGCTTAGGCCGCTCTATGGCTCCGACATCGGTCATTGGGATGTACCCGATATGGCGAAGATTGCCGAGGAAACTTACGAACTCGTAGAGCACGGAATAATTAATGAAGAAGCTTTGCGCGCATTTGTGTTTGATAACGCGGTTACATTCTGGACCGCGAATAATCCTGATTTTTTCAAAAACACAATAGTGGAACGAGCCGTCGGCCGCAGGCGCGCCGAGCTGCTCGGCTCGAATTGA
- a CDS encoding enoyl-CoA hydratase-related protein, with the protein MPGDYSDYEFLRVEVVERVATLTINRADRLNAVNTPLHHELEQVWLDLAADNDVNAIVFTGAGRAFCAGGDIKGMAEGSFVGASGKIGRGRGRGPIAAANGRRLVENMLDVEQPIIGAINGDAIGLGATLALLSDITVVSEKARFADTHVKIGVVAGDGGAVIWPLLIGPHRAKEFLMRGNFINGAEAGRIGMVNYAVAPEQVMSKARELAQELADGPTWAIRGSKLAVNKWLKDQANLIMDAGLAYEMMTFKTADHEEAVKAFIEKRKPNFVRPKS; encoded by the coding sequence ATGCCAGGCGATTACAGCGATTATGAATTTCTGAGGGTCGAAGTGGTCGAGCGCGTCGCCACACTAACTATCAACCGGGCCGACCGGCTCAACGCGGTCAACACCCCGCTGCATCATGAACTTGAACAGGTCTGGCTCGATCTTGCTGCCGACAACGACGTCAATGCGATCGTCTTCACCGGCGCGGGGCGCGCGTTCTGCGCCGGCGGCGACATCAAGGGAATGGCAGAAGGCAGCTTCGTCGGCGCCTCCGGCAAGATCGGGCGTGGGCGCGGACGTGGGCCGATCGCGGCCGCGAATGGACGCCGCCTGGTCGAGAATATGCTCGACGTCGAGCAGCCGATTATCGGCGCCATTAATGGCGACGCGATCGGGCTGGGCGCCACGCTGGCGCTGCTCTCCGACATCACGGTCGTCTCGGAGAAGGCGCGCTTCGCCGATACCCACGTCAAGATCGGCGTCGTCGCCGGTGACGGCGGCGCCGTCATCTGGCCGCTGCTCATCGGACCGCATCGCGCCAAAGAGTTTCTGATGCGCGGGAACTTCATCAATGGCGCTGAAGCCGGACGCATCGGCATGGTCAATTATGCGGTGGCGCCGGAACAGGTCATGAGCAAGGCGCGCGAACTCGCGCAGGAGCTGGCTGACGGTCCCACCTGGGCGATTCGCGGAAGCAAGCTCGCAGTGAACAAGTGGCTCAAGGATCAGGCTAATCTGATCATGGACGCAGGCCTGGCTTATGAAATGATGACCTTCAAAACCGCCGATCACGAAGAAGCGGTCAAGGCTTTCATCGAGAAGCGCAAGCCGAATTTCGTCCGGCCGAAGAGTTAG